The following are encoded in a window of Candidatus Zixiibacteriota bacterium genomic DNA:
- a CDS encoding T9SS type A sorting domain-containing protein, producing MSSATRLLKTTGLVIAMCAVLTLTATSAWGASVATDQNDYAPGDSVIITGTGFWAGETVTLQVVHLDGDPLGGAGHDPWNVTADAGGGFEAYWIVDYDDNVGEELLLTADGLTSGLHAETTFWDHNTILTITSAIPDSICPGDTLTVCAELVQNCGGSSTAPLAGREILFFINPGNCGANVGQTANDSALTNSSGDACAVLTFPTTPGNYTIRAKFRGEDKPNPCPNPGNSACNPTHSSSSKRCVELSSSNDCEPIVVDSSACDLCNGNTPSSFELVLTTDEDCLIGDSVSDPCFTPTGPDIDFKILGENTPWDDNNWLSWAASGVQGMNVIFSPTAATGATASVPISGVFGLNLLNDINLGVGVTNGVYDPPNDAWLFREMALSEPPANQSYQWFIVYDVSGSGFQNYVWYDGDGDANAFSGDFDYLIFIDDDHTGGNGDHDDMMVGVSNVISGDCTDPCDTNTAPVCVLPGDTTIFQCDPAQVCLPVGATDVDGNLDSCAILSGPGALSGANWCYTPVSEGTVTVIVECVDSCSATCVDSFKVTFEFNEPPACNLPSNQTFEQCDPTEVCLPVSATDADGNLVGCSIVSGPGALAGGNWCYTPTGDETVDVTIKCVDACGDSCFGNFSITFEINEGPTCELEGGGPPPPPQCTPPVHTILFSSTDPDGDTLTCGNTNPNATLGAGTWQYSPTPGEHVVDTITCCDPCGECCTLFVDIQFPNPAPPICEVPNDTTIFQCAPTQVCLPAFATGATCTIVGGGPGTLVGTNWCYTPAGDETVNVTIECAGVCDTCTASFEVTFMIGMPPSITCPGNETVQCIADIPACDPNDATVTGGTPPVVVTCSSTDNGGLGCPGDPLILTYTYIASDSCGDADTCSRTITVIDDTDPVITLCPPAITVQCDADVPAADTGLVSATDNCGNVTISHIGDSPLTGGACGGTITRTYRAEDDCGNTADCVQIITVDDTTPPTPVQCPAGLTVECESNIPAPDIGLVSATDNCGTVTISHVGDSPLTGGPCGGTITRTYRATDDCGNSTDCQQVITVNDTTPPVVTCPAYPTVLFQCASEVPDCDTASASATDNCDTAVAIRCERSDNGGDGCAASPLLITDRYIATDDCSNEDTCEVVFTVIDDTPPDITCPVYPTLNFQCADDVPDCDTSAASATDNCDNDVEKRCERSDNGGAGCAASPLVITDRYIATDDCGNEDTCLVVFTVIDDTPPDITCPVYPTLNFQCADDVPDCDTSAASATDNCDNDVEKRCERSDNGGAGCAASPLVITDRYIAGDDCGNEDTCLVVFTVIDDTPPVISDCPDDDTVDCAGDIPIPDPGLVAATDNCGGPVDIDFVSDQIINYGCQHRFTVLRTYEATDECGNAAQCEQYIIVRDNIPPVVTSFPNDTTVQCFDDVPLPNPSLITSTDNCGPSYAFHDSDTYTDSSACGATISRYYRIVDSCGNLANQWQTITVLDDTPPVITDCPDPATVECADAIPVANTSLVSATDNCDSVTITHDGDGPLTGGPCGGTVTRRYIAADLCGNADTCLQVFTVDDTTAPVITQCPANATVGCVDDIPAANTGLVIASDNCDDTVTITWVGDSPLPGGPCGGSVTRTYSATDDCGNVDYCQQIFTIDDNVPPVIVCPANLFLGCGDTIPVCDESDADVSDNCGGPVDVVCLRTDSSGSGQLGDPILIVDTYTATDECGNTSECERTIYYSCGETECNIRISVGPEAGQGKSGGVIQALNGTQVTVPIIIHELDVPIGGFDLLFCYDQTGLAAIAVSAGSELDEWEYFTYRLGSRSNCGLGCPTGLIRIIAIADLDNGPQHPSEPAFQPMGTIAELVFQVTEDRNFINQCLPIRFCWIDCGDNTVASRSGDTTFLETSILFDTCQSNPKGDPIPGLCVSDGFVCVREPIDDRGDLNLNAIANEVGDAVLYSRYFIYGVSVFHSDPELRAVQTLASDINDDGIVLTVADLVYLIRIITGDEQPFPPGGHPKMSPYVNDATVRYAVSDGVLSVSTATPVDLGAAAFVFRYSGVTLGEPELTGHYPGMSVRASANNGEMRVLIAPDPESPGSMASGPRELFRIPVDGQGTVELVGSQLSDAQGGLMSVSTAAVQRPEHFALNQNYPNPFNAGTVITFDLAEPSAWNLRIYNVAGQAVRTFSGSDDARNIQVNWDGTDNRHDPLASGIYFYRVSAGSFTATRKMTLLK from the coding sequence ATGAGTTCTGCCACACGCCTGCTGAAGACAACCGGATTGGTCATCGCGATGTGTGCGGTTCTCACGCTGACAGCCACTTCCGCCTGGGGCGCAAGTGTCGCGACCGACCAGAACGATTACGCGCCCGGTGATTCGGTCATCATCACGGGCACGGGGTTTTGGGCAGGCGAGACAGTCACGCTGCAGGTCGTGCACCTCGACGGCGACCCGCTGGGCGGCGCCGGCCACGACCCTTGGAACGTGACGGCGGATGCCGGGGGCGGCTTTGAGGCGTATTGGATCGTCGATTATGACGACAATGTCGGCGAAGAGTTGCTGCTGACAGCCGACGGCCTCACCTCGGGACTGCATGCCGAAACAACCTTCTGGGATCACAATACGATCCTGACGATAACGTCGGCGATCCCCGATTCGATTTGTCCCGGTGACACGCTGACCGTCTGCGCCGAGCTGGTACAGAACTGCGGCGGCTCCTCGACGGCGCCATTGGCGGGACGCGAGATCTTGTTCTTCATCAATCCCGGCAATTGCGGCGCCAACGTCGGGCAAACCGCCAACGACAGCGCCCTGACCAACTCCAGCGGCGATGCGTGCGCCGTCCTCACGTTTCCGACGACGCCGGGGAATTACACGATCCGCGCCAAGTTCCGTGGTGAGGACAAACCGAACCCCTGCCCCAATCCGGGCAACAGCGCCTGCAATCCCACGCATTCGTCGTCCTCAAAGCGTTGCGTGGAGCTCTCGTCATCCAACGATTGCGAACCGATCGTGGTCGATTCCAGCGCGTGTGATCTCTGCAACGGCAACACGCCGTCGTCGTTTGAGCTGGTGCTCACGACCGACGAGGATTGCCTGATCGGAGACTCGGTCTCCGATCCCTGCTTCACGCCGACGGGGCCGGACATCGATTTCAAAATTCTCGGTGAGAACACCCCGTGGGACGACAACAACTGGCTGTCGTGGGCTGCTTCGGGCGTTCAGGGGATGAACGTGATCTTCAGCCCGACGGCCGCCACCGGCGCGACCGCATCGGTCCCAATCAGCGGGGTCTTCGGGCTGAACCTGCTCAACGATATCAACCTCGGCGTCGGTGTCACCAACGGCGTGTACGATCCGCCCAATGACGCCTGGCTGTTCCGAGAGATGGCCCTCTCCGAGCCCCCGGCCAATCAGAGTTACCAGTGGTTCATCGTCTATGATGTCAGCGGGTCCGGATTCCAGAACTATGTGTGGTATGACGGTGACGGGGACGCCAACGCGTTCTCCGGTGATTTCGACTATCTGATCTTCATCGACGACGATCACACCGGCGGGAACGGCGATCATGATGATATGATGGTCGGCGTGTCGAATGTCATAAGCGGCGATTGCACCGACCCATGCGACACGAATACGGCGCCTGTGTGTGTCCTGCCCGGCGATACGACGATCTTTCAGTGCGACCCGGCGCAAGTCTGTCTTCCCGTGGGGGCGACCGATGTCGACGGCAATCTCGACAGTTGCGCCATCCTCAGCGGCCCCGGCGCGCTGTCGGGCGCTAATTGGTGCTACACGCCTGTTTCTGAGGGCACGGTCACGGTCATCGTCGAATGTGTCGATTCCTGCAGCGCGACCTGCGTCGATTCATTCAAGGTCACGTTTGAGTTCAATGAGCCGCCGGCCTGCAATCTGCCGTCGAACCAGACATTCGAGCAGTGTGATCCGACCGAAGTCTGCCTGCCGGTCTCGGCGACCGATGCTGATGGCAACCTTGTCGGCTGCAGCATCGTCAGCGGACCCGGCGCACTGGCGGGCGGCAACTGGTGCTACACTCCGACCGGTGATGAGACAGTCGATGTGACGATCAAGTGCGTCGACGCCTGCGGTGATTCGTGCTTCGGAAATTTCTCGATTACCTTTGAAATCAACGAGGGGCCTACCTGCGAGCTTGAGGGCGGCGGACCTCCGCCACCGCCGCAGTGCACGCCGCCGGTGCACACGATTCTGTTCAGTTCGACGGATCCGGACGGCGATACGCTGACGTGCGGCAACACAAATCCCAACGCCACGCTGGGCGCCGGAACGTGGCAGTATTCCCCCACTCCGGGTGAGCACGTCGTCGACACCATCACCTGCTGCGACCCGTGCGGCGAGTGCTGCACGCTGTTCGTCGATATTCAGTTCCCGAATCCGGCGCCGCCGATCTGCGAGGTGCCGAACGACACAACGATTTTCCAATGCGCTCCGACGCAAGTGTGCCTCCCGGCGTTTGCGACCGGCGCGACTTGCACCATCGTCGGCGGCGGGCCCGGCACGCTGGTCGGCACGAACTGGTGCTATACACCGGCTGGTGATGAAACAGTCAACGTTACGATTGAGTGCGCGGGCGTCTGCGACACGTGCACGGCATCATTTGAAGTCACATTCATGATCGGCATGCCACCGTCGATTACTTGCCCCGGCAATGAAACAGTCCAGTGTATCGCCGATATCCCGGCGTGCGATCCCAACGATGCGACAGTCACGGGCGGTACACCGCCGGTCGTCGTCACGTGCAGCAGCACCGACAATGGCGGCCTGGGTTGCCCCGGGGATCCGTTGATCCTGACCTATACATATATAGCGTCCGATTCATGCGGTGATGCGGATACCTGTTCGCGGACGATTACGGTCATTGACGACACCGATCCGGTCATCACGCTGTGCCCGCCGGCGATCACGGTCCAATGTGACGCCGATGTGCCGGCGGCCGACACCGGCCTGGTCTCCGCGACCGACAACTGCGGCAATGTGACGATCAGCCACATCGGGGACTCGCCGTTGACGGGCGGAGCGTGCGGCGGGACAATTACTCGCACATATCGGGCCGAGGATGATTGCGGCAACACCGCCGACTGCGTACAGATTATTACGGTTGATGATACCACGCCGCCGACACCGGTTCAGTGCCCTGCCGGTTTGACGGTCGAATGCGAGAGCAATATCCCGGCTCCAGACATCGGACTGGTGAGTGCGACCGACAATTGCGGCACCGTGACAATCAGTCATGTCGGGGATTCGCCGTTGACGGGCGGCCCGTGCGGCGGCACGATCACGCGCACCTACCGCGCAACGGATGATTGCGGCAACTCGACCGACTGTCAACAGGTCATCACCGTCAACGACACGACGCCGCCGGTGGTCACTTGTCCGGCCTATCCGACGGTCCTGTTCCAGTGCGCCTCAGAAGTCCCCGACTGCGATACCGCCTCGGCATCGGCGACCGACAACTGCGATACTGCTGTCGCGATCCGCTGCGAGCGTTCCGATAACGGCGGTGACGGATGTGCGGCCAGCCCGCTGCTCATCACCGACCGTTACATTGCAACCGACGATTGCAGCAATGAGGATACCTGTGAGGTCGTCTTCACGGTCATCGACGACACGCCGCCGGACATTACCTGCCCTGTGTATCCGACCCTCAACTTCCAGTGCGCCGACGATGTACCTGACTGTGACACGTCGGCGGCATCGGCGACCGACAATTGCGATAACGACGTCGAGAAACGCTGCGAGCGCTCCGACAATGGCGGCGCCGGATGCGCGGCCAGCCCGCTGGTCATCACCGACCGCTACATCGCGACCGACGATTGCGGCAACGAAGACACCTGCCTGGTGGTTTTCACGGTCATCGACGATACGCCGCCGGACATTACCTGCCCTGTGTATCCGACTCTCAACTTCCAGTGCGCCGACGATGTACCTGACTGTGACACGTCGGCGGCATCGGCGACCGACAATTGCGATAACGACGTCGAGAAACGCTGCGAGCGTTCCGACAATGGCGGCGCCGGATGCGCGGCCAGCCCGCTGGTCATCACCGACCGCTACATTGCAGGCGACGATTGCGGCAACGAGGACACCTGCCTGGTGGTTTTCACCGTGATCGACGACACGCCGCCGGTCATTTCCGACTGTCCGGATGACGATACGGTGGATTGCGCGGGCGACATCCCGATCCCGGATCCGGGATTGGTGGCTGCAACCGACAACTGCGGCGGCCCGGTCGACATCGACTTTGTCAGCGATCAGATCATCAACTACGGCTGTCAGCACAGATTTACGGTCCTGCGGACTTATGAAGCGACCGACGAGTGCGGCAACGCCGCGCAGTGCGAGCAATACATCATCGTCCGCGACAATATCCCGCCGGTCGTGACATCGTTCCCGAACGACACGACGGTGCAGTGCTTCGACGACGTGCCCTTGCCGAATCCCTCGCTGATCACCTCGACGGACAACTGCGGGCCGTCGTATGCCTTCCACGACAGCGACACCTACACAGACAGCTCGGCGTGCGGCGCGACGATCTCGCGTTACTACCGCATCGTCGACTCGTGCGGAAACCTGGCCAACCAGTGGCAGACCATTACGGTGCTGGACGACACCCCGCCGGTGATTACCGATTGCCCGGATCCGGCCACGGTCGAATGCGCCGACGCGATACCCGTGGCCAATACCAGTCTGGTCAGCGCCACCGACAACTGCGACAGCGTGACCATTACGCATGACGGCGACGGCCCGTTGACAGGCGGTCCCTGCGGCGGCACGGTCACACGGCGCTACATCGCCGCCGATCTCTGCGGCAACGCGGATACGTGCCTGCAAGTGTTCACCGTCGATGACACCACAGCGCCGGTGATTACGCAGTGCCCGGCCAATGCGACCGTCGGGTGCGTCGACGACATTCCCGCCGCGAACACGGGATTGGTGATCGCGAGCGACAACTGCGACGACACGGTGACGATCACGTGGGTCGGCGACTCGCCGTTGCCCGGCGGACCGTGCGGCGGCTCGGTCACGCGCACGTACAGCGCGACCGATGACTGCGGAAACGTTGACTATTGCCAGCAGATATTCACCATCGACGATAATGTTCCGCCGGTCATCGTCTGCCCGGCCAATCTGTTCCTGGGCTGCGGCGACACGATTCCCGTATGCGATGAGTCCGATGCCGACGTGTCCGACAATTGCGGGGGCCCGGTCGACGTCGTCTGCTTGCGCACCGACAGCAGCGGCAGCGGGCAACTCGGCGACCCGATCCTCATCGTCGACACCTACACGGCCACCGATGAGTGCGGCAACACATCGGAGTGTGAGCGCACGATCTACTACTCGTGCGGCGAGACTGAGTGCAACATACGCATCAGCGTCGGCCCCGAAGCGGGACAGGGCAAATCCGGCGGGGTGATTCAGGCCCTCAACGGCACGCAGGTGACCGTACCGATCATCATTCACGAACTGGACGTGCCGATCGGCGGCTTCGACCTGCTGTTCTGCTACGACCAGACGGGCTTGGCGGCGATCGCTGTCAGCGCTGGGTCGGAACTGGACGAATGGGAGTACTTCACCTATCGGCTCGGGAGCCGTTCCAATTGCGGTTTGGGTTGTCCCACCGGCCTGATTCGCATCATTGCGATCGCCGATCTGGACAACGGCCCGCAGCATCCCTCCGAACCGGCCTTCCAGCCGATGGGCACGATTGCAGAACTCGTGTTCCAGGTTACCGAAGACCGCAATTTCATCAATCAGTGCCTGCCGATTCGGTTCTGCTGGATCGATTGCGGCGACAACACAGTGGCGAGCCGCTCGGGCGACACGACCTTCCTTGAAACGTCAATCTTGTTCGACACGTGCCAGAGCAATCCGAAGGGCGATCCGATCCCCGGATTGTGCGTCTCCGACGGCTTTGTCTGCGTCAGAGAGCCGATCGATGACCGTGGCGATCTGAACCTGAATGCGATTGCCAACGAAGTCGGCGATGCCGTTTTGTATTCGCGCTACTTCATCTATGGGGTCAGCGTGTTCCATTCCGATCCGGAGTTGCGTGCGGTGCAAACGCTGGCATCGGACATCAACGACGACGGTATCGTCCTGACGGTTGCGGACTTAGTCTACCTGATCCGCATCATCACCGGCGATGAGCAGCCGTTCCCGCCGGGCGGACACCCGAAGATGTCACCGTATGTGAATGACGCCACGGTCCGCTATGCTGTCAGCGACGGCGTGCTGAGTGTCTCCACGGCAACACCGGTCGACCTGGGCGCGGCGGCGTTCGTGTTCCGCTACTCGGGCGTCACGCTGGGCGAGCCGGAATTGACGGGCCATTATCCGGGAATGTCCGTGCGGGCGAGCGCCAACAACGGGGAGATGCGCGTTCTCATCGCACCCGATCCGGAATCGCCCGGCTCGATGGCGTCGGGTCCGCGCGAACTGTTCCGTATACCCGTCGATGGACAGGGAACCGTCGAACTGGTCGGGTCGCAGCTCTCCGATGCCCAGGGCGGTCTGATGTCCGTCTCGACTGCGGCGGTGCAGCGTCCGGAACACTTCGCGCTCAATCAGAATTATCCAAATCCGTTCAACGCCGGCACGGTCATCACATTCGACCTGGCCGAGCCCAGTGCGTGGAACCTGAGGATCTACAACGTCGCCGGGCAGGCGGTGCGGACGTTCAGCGGTTCCGATGACGCCAGAAACATCCAGGTCAACTGGGATGGAACGGATAACCGCCACGACCCGCTGGCATCGGGCATCTACTTCTACCGTGTCAGCGCCGGCAGCTTCACCGCCACGCGCAAGATGACGCTGCTGAAGTAG